From the genome of Clostridium sp. BNL1100, one region includes:
- a CDS encoding HNH endonuclease signature motif containing protein produces the protein MRRKFRDFSIKRSCNKNYTNYTRYKPYLKQDFSCRCAYCNLLDTSITTPFEVDHFIPRDTFKDDWPECDTLYENLIYSCKKCNIAKSSQFSGDISPKKIINEFFYNPVLEDYGEIFYRNDYGGIDSDDLKGREMIKRLKLYRPIHNIAWLCEALKNLLVKINNQIEKVGRDSEQGKVFLLAKEELSDYYITCQHIFIENYNNEKFVMPE, from the coding sequence ATGAGAAGAAAATTTAGAGATTTTAGTATTAAAAGGTCATGTAATAAAAATTATACTAATTATACCAGATATAAGCCATATTTAAAGCAAGACTTTTCTTGCAGATGTGCTTACTGTAATTTATTAGATACCAGTATTACAACACCGTTTGAGGTTGATCATTTTATACCTAGGGATACTTTTAAAGATGATTGGCCAGAGTGCGATACATTATATGAAAATTTAATATACTCTTGTAAAAAGTGTAATATTGCAAAAAGTAGTCAGTTTAGTGGTGATATTTCTCCTAAAAAAATTATTAATGAATTTTTTTATAACCCAGTATTAGAAGATTATGGAGAAATTTTTTATCGAAACGATTACGGTGGTATAGATTCAGATGATTTAAAAGGTCGTGAGATGATTAAACGATTAAAATTATATAGACCAATACATAATATAGCATGGCTTTGCGAAGCCTTAAAAAATTTATTAGTCAAAATAAATAATCAAATTGAAAAAGTTGGGCGGGATTCAGAGCAAGGAAAGGTATTTCTATTAGCAAAAGAAGAATTAAGTGATTATTACATAACCTGCCAACACATATTTATAGAGAATTATAATAACGAGAAATTTGTGATGCCAGAATAA
- a CDS encoding VirD4-like conjugal transfer protein, CD1115 family → MHNRHLKVQYTTVFFVFIVLSVFCVFASMAFHKILIGADRAPTYYPIKECIESIRTVKKHRLLFLCFEGLSFCLAASLMVSYSRNYISKLQCITPKIYTPVAAGQNQFGSARWMTEKEKAKAFDTAVINHKDEFYKALLEAGKKDRAIIKKHVIDKEDKQEHKKLHFQYIKWFVGKVLPEEKRHILREKLRLSYDEILKKYFPSIWQMKEQRNVDKLANLFECEFDVSKEADSNAEIKTDSIETITNTQCFSSGGVVIGMKKLGGGKELFYYIGDDTHLLGIGATRSGKSRTMVIQSICFLALAGESMIVSDLKGELNQYTGTFLKRLGYNVITLDFKNPLKSDRYNLLQPIIDAIDEDNIPKATECVWDLVGILVGDAKGEKIWNNGEASTIACAIMSVVYDNREGERRKYQTLTNVYYFIAEMCKPIGKNIPIVEYVKVLPDNHPAKPLVAISEIAPERTRGSFYTAALTTLKLFTSSYINAMTMASDYNPKDLGRKKTALFMVLPDERTTYYSIASLLVLQHYIQLVNESDGRGGRLKNRVNFILDEFGNFAAIPSFDTLLTVGGGRGMRFNLFLQDFAQLEIKYDEKVAKTIKGNCQVWDYLQTNSPETLKEISEKLGNYTVSTYSLSSQSSKYQTPSSSASVNLTGRALLMTNEIAQIDRPYSLVTSKENPAIMYSPDLSKWNFNTMLGLGNTKHNEKVRDYREKQRIERMTKKEAEKIELWSECWKYWQKQCGGMLEQPLQQIPIRRTIARRDEDYY, encoded by the coding sequence ATGCACAACAGACATTTGAAAGTACAGTACACAACTGTATTTTTTGTATTTATAGTACTTTCAGTATTTTGTGTATTTGCCTCAATGGCATTTCATAAGATACTGATAGGAGCTGACAGAGCACCAACATATTACCCTATAAAAGAATGTATCGAAAGCATAAGAACAGTCAAAAAACATAGACTGCTTTTTTTATGCTTTGAGGGATTATCCTTCTGTCTCGCAGCGTCACTTATGGTCAGTTACAGCAGAAACTATATTAGCAAGCTACAATGTATAACTCCCAAGATATATACACCGGTAGCCGCAGGGCAGAACCAGTTCGGATCTGCCAGGTGGATGACTGAAAAGGAAAAAGCAAAAGCCTTTGATACCGCTGTTATAAATCATAAAGATGAATTTTATAAAGCTTTGTTAGAGGCTGGTAAAAAGGATAGGGCAATAATAAAAAAGCATGTTATCGACAAGGAAGATAAACAGGAGCATAAGAAGTTACATTTTCAGTATATTAAATGGTTTGTGGGTAAGGTACTGCCGGAAGAAAAAAGGCATATACTCAGAGAAAAACTCAGACTATCTTATGATGAAATACTTAAAAAATACTTCCCAAGTATATGGCAAATGAAGGAGCAACGAAATGTTGATAAGCTAGCCAATTTATTTGAATGTGAATTTGATGTTTCAAAAGAGGCAGATTCAAACGCTGAAATAAAAACAGATAGTATAGAAACGATTACCAATACTCAATGCTTCAGTTCTGGGGGAGTGGTTATTGGAATGAAAAAGCTTGGTGGAGGAAAGGAGCTGTTCTATTATATTGGTGACGATACTCATTTGCTTGGAATAGGTGCAACCCGTTCAGGTAAAAGCAGAACTATGGTAATACAAAGTATTTGTTTTTTAGCTCTGGCAGGAGAAAGTATGATTGTATCCGATTTAAAGGGAGAACTGAACCAATATACCGGAACTTTCTTGAAAAGGTTGGGATACAACGTTATAACCCTAGACTTCAAAAATCCTTTAAAAAGCGATAGGTATAACCTACTACAGCCAATAATTGATGCCATAGATGAAGACAACATACCCAAAGCTACGGAGTGTGTATGGGACTTAGTCGGTATCCTGGTTGGAGATGCTAAAGGCGAAAAGATATGGAACAACGGTGAAGCTTCAACAATAGCCTGTGCCATAATGTCAGTTGTATATGACAACAGAGAGGGCGAACGGAGAAAGTATCAGACCTTGACCAATGTGTATTACTTCATAGCTGAAATGTGCAAGCCCATTGGAAAGAACATCCCCATAGTCGAATACGTAAAAGTATTACCGGACAATCATCCTGCCAAACCGTTGGTAGCCATATCTGAAATAGCTCCTGAGAGAACAAGGGGAAGCTTTTATACTGCGGCACTTACTACACTTAAACTCTTTACATCAAGCTACATAAACGCAATGACCATGGCCAGTGACTACAATCCAAAAGACCTCGGCAGAAAAAAGACAGCACTGTTTATGGTTCTTCCGGACGAACGTACAACATATTACAGCATTGCATCATTACTTGTCCTGCAGCATTACATTCAGTTGGTAAATGAAAGTGATGGCAGGGGAGGACGTCTCAAAAACAGAGTAAATTTTATACTTGATGAATTTGGAAACTTTGCTGCCATACCTTCCTTTGACACTTTACTTACAGTCGGCGGAGGCAGAGGAATGAGATTCAATTTATTCCTTCAGGACTTTGCTCAGTTGGAAATCAAGTACGATGAAAAGGTTGCCAAAACAATAAAAGGAAATTGTCAGGTATGGGATTACTTGCAGACAAACTCTCCTGAAACTCTTAAAGAAATATCAGAAAAGCTTGGAAACTACACAGTATCAACCTATTCACTATCCAGTCAAAGCAGTAAATACCAAACGCCTTCATCATCAGCAAGTGTAAATCTGACAGGAAGAGCATTGCTAATGACAAACGAAATAGCTCAGATTGACAGACCATACAGCCTAGTTACATCCAAGGAAAACCCGGCAATAATGTATTCCCCGGATTTGTCAAAATGGAACTTCAACACAATGCTTGGCCTTGGCAATACGAAACACAACGAAAAGGTAAGAGACTACAGAGAAAAACAAAGAATCGAAAGAATGACTAAAAAGGAAGCTGAAAAAATAGAGCTTTGGAGCGAGTGTTGGAAGTATTGGCAGAAACAATGCGGAGGGATGCTGGAACAGCCGCTGCAGCAGATTCCTATAAGAAGGACTATTGCAAGGAGGGATGAGGATTATTATTAG
- a CDS encoding ATP-binding protein, which produces MDSISFEVSAKTARLIGRENISDVDGAILELIKNSYDADADCVYVKYVNPYNKVPDELGLSEIEQFFDKKEISNFYEIKDGRYVLKTDLSVPEKHELKNMILSLSRILVLDNGCGMTQEILKTTWMNIGTDDKEINILSESKKRIKTGAKGIGRFALDKLSLKSQVITKNKNDEAVSWELDWTQFDNAKLLNQVKANINIVNDSFVYIIKGLVGSDYEKLSSYDWSTGTAIILTPIRDFWNKKLYEKVNSNLQNINPLGNVDKFDIIVKNATYPALNYESYSEGISRECYDYMIEAEYDGKDNIKITFDRNEIDINVKGIIVDYSDTDKETYDLGEFWNREIFQREKYKRETFNGRVEFEYTLKEILTKQKDEPFDEYSRIGPFIVKIFYLKNQKSTVEIIRDFKSQIRKKLLNSFSGIKIYRDKFKVRPYGDEGVFYDWLNLSERVQKSPAAASHESGNWRVSPNQVIGSISISRITNPNLEDTANREGMNLNQEYYAFVKLLQGIFEKFEYDRQFPLREYALWFNAKKNAHQVKLQTIYEQVMKEKENAEKEKTEQKNKFDDKKDAQEPTNEESNDEYSKEDLKDVIYSIGKKNENEMTTNQLLTVLSSAGVMAQTFSHEISRVATNLGSRGQHLKESINRLLNYQPYSGDEDFDPFDMIDELNSTDALLSEWVNLIMESVNKENFYTKVVELKEFLEHIRCKWLPLLNRKYIKISNIKCSEEIELSLPAVDLHLLLNNFILNSAYFLEECDGERVIEFKVYKQDAYILLDMKNNGPELDERYKQNPDEILNARESSKRDGTGLGLWVAREAVNRNQGSLHVIPIKEGFMLQASWRL; this is translated from the coding sequence ATGGATAGTATTAGTTTTGAGGTAAGTGCAAAGACTGCCAGATTAATTGGAAGAGAAAATATATCCGATGTGGATGGCGCTATATTGGAATTAATAAAAAATAGTTACGATGCAGATGCAGACTGTGTTTATGTTAAATATGTTAATCCATATAATAAAGTACCAGATGAACTTGGATTATCTGAAATTGAACAATTCTTTGATAAAAAGGAAATTTCAAATTTTTATGAAATTAAAGATGGTAGATATGTTTTGAAGACAGATTTATCTGTACCAGAAAAACATGAATTAAAGAACATGATATTGTCATTATCAAGAATTTTGGTATTAGATAATGGATGTGGAATGACACAGGAAATATTAAAAACCACATGGATGAATATCGGAACTGATGATAAAGAAATTAACATACTTAGCGAAAGTAAAAAGAGAATAAAGACTGGTGCAAAAGGGATAGGGAGATTCGCACTTGATAAATTATCATTAAAATCTCAGGTTATTACCAAAAATAAAAATGATGAGGCTGTAAGTTGGGAGCTCGATTGGACTCAATTTGATAACGCAAAATTACTTAATCAAGTCAAGGCGAATATAAATATAGTTAACGATAGTTTTGTTTATATAATAAAAGGATTAGTTGGTTCTGACTATGAAAAGTTGTCATCATATGATTGGTCAACAGGAACAGCAATAATTCTTACACCCATAAGAGATTTTTGGAATAAAAAATTATATGAAAAAGTTAATAGTAATTTACAGAACATTAATCCGTTAGGTAATGTTGATAAATTTGATATTATTGTAAAGAATGCAACTTATCCAGCACTTAACTATGAATCTTATAGCGAAGGTATAAGTCGAGAATGTTATGACTATATGATCGAGGCTGAATATGATGGTAAAGATAATATTAAAATCACTTTTGATAGAAATGAAATAGATATTAATGTCAAAGGCATTATCGTAGATTATTCTGATACAGATAAAGAAACATATGATTTGGGAGAGTTTTGGAATCGGGAGATATTCCAAAGAGAAAAATATAAGAGAGAAACATTTAATGGTAGAGTTGAATTTGAATATACATTGAAAGAAATTTTGACTAAGCAAAAAGATGAACCATTTGATGAATATTCAAGAATAGGCCCATTTATCGTTAAAATATTTTATTTAAAAAATCAAAAAAGTACTGTAGAAATAATACGGGATTTTAAAAGTCAAATACGTAAAAAATTGTTAAATAGTTTTTCTGGAATTAAAATTTATAGGGATAAGTTCAAAGTTCGCCCATACGGTGATGAAGGCGTATTCTACGATTGGCTGAACCTAAGTGAAAGGGTGCAAAAGAGTCCAGCAGCTGCTTCTCATGAATCCGGTAATTGGCGAGTTTCACCGAACCAAGTTATTGGAAGTATTTCGATTAGTAGAATTACAAATCCAAATTTAGAGGATACTGCTAATAGAGAAGGAATGAATTTAAATCAAGAATATTATGCATTTGTAAAATTACTTCAAGGGATTTTTGAAAAATTTGAATATGATAGGCAGTTTCCTTTAAGAGAATATGCTTTATGGTTTAATGCAAAGAAAAATGCTCACCAAGTTAAACTTCAAACAATATATGAACAAGTTATGAAAGAAAAAGAGAACGCTGAAAAAGAAAAAACAGAACAAAAAAATAAATTTGATGATAAAAAAGATGCTCAAGAACCCACAAATGAAGAAAGTAATGATGAATATTCTAAAGAAGACTTAAAAGATGTTATTTATTCTATTGGAAAGAAAAACGAAAATGAAATGACAACAAATCAACTTTTGACGGTGCTAAGTTCAGCAGGAGTCATGGCACAAACTTTTTCCCATGAGATTAGTAGGGTAGCTACTAACTTAGGAAGTAGAGGTCAACATTTGAAGGAGTCAATAAATAGATTATTAAATTATCAGCCATACTCAGGTGACGAAGATTTTGATCCATTTGATATGATTGACGAATTAAATAGCACTGATGCTTTATTATCAGAATGGGTTAACTTAATAATGGAGAGTGTCAATAAAGAGAATTTTTATACTAAAGTAGTAGAATTAAAAGAATTTTTAGAACACATTCGGTGTAAATGGTTACCATTGCTGAACAGAAAGTATATAAAAATAAGCAATATAAAGTGTTCAGAGGAAATAGAATTATCATTACCTGCTGTAGATTTACATTTACTTTTGAATAATTTTATATTGAATTCTGCATACTTTTTAGAAGAATGTGATGGAGAGCGAGTAATTGAATTTAAAGTTTACAAGCAAGATGCATACATTTTATTAGACATGAAAAACAATGGGCCAGAGTTAGATGAACGATATAAGCAAAACCCTGATGAGATATTGAATGCACGTGAAAGTAGTAAAAGAGACGGCACTGGTCTTGGATTATGGGTCGCACGTGAAGCAGTAAATAGAAATCAGGGAAGTTTACACGTAATACCAATTAAAGAAGGATTTATGCTACAAGCATCTTGGAGATTGTAA
- a CDS encoding N-6 DNA methylase codes for MDIRCQQFTSYKITNNMLDMIGYKSNLYGKKVLENSCGEGNILCVVVERYIEDGLASGLSSDEIVHGLQNDIYGAEIIKSTYDICISRLNVVAANYNISNVNWNVFNGDVLVKPFDKYFDYIVGNPPYISYKNLEQDVREFIKEKYLTCKDGKPDYCYAFIENAINYLKVDGKMAYLIPNSIFKNVFASKLRESILPYISKIYDYPNCKLFENALTSSAILVLDKEVKKDEFEYNNVLQEYNLNINKQNLGEKWTFGFKPKAEGDDIVRFGQFYKASITIATQRNNIFVINEETKSKYQIEPGILRNAISPRNQKYYKKEYIIFPYSVRKHKIHRFQEEDFKTKYPNTYTYLSENRNELELRDADDSAQWFEYGRSQAIQNMNRTKLLISTVVTNTINVYNISSKAIPYSGIYIISEEDYDLNIARKILESVEFLGYVQKIGTPASGISLRITADDINQFTFKAGDFING; via the coding sequence ATGGATATCAGGTGTCAACAATTTACATCATATAAGATAACAAATAACATGTTAGATATGATTGGCTATAAAAGTAATTTATATGGCAAGAAAGTTTTAGAGAATTCTTGTGGTGAAGGTAATATCTTATGTGTAGTTGTTGAAAGATATATAGAAGACGGATTGGCTTCTGGTTTGTCGTCTGACGAAATAGTTCACGGATTACAAAATGATATTTATGGTGCAGAGATTATTAAAAGTACATATGATATTTGTATTTCCAGATTAAATGTTGTTGCTGCTAATTATAATATCTCAAATGTAAATTGGAATGTTTTTAATGGGGATGTATTAGTAAAACCGTTTGACAAATATTTTGATTATATTGTTGGGAATCCACCATATATTTCATATAAAAATTTAGAACAGGACGTAAGAGAATTTATTAAAGAAAAGTATTTGACATGTAAAGATGGTAAACCTGACTACTGTTATGCATTTATTGAAAATGCTATTAATTATTTAAAAGTAGATGGTAAAATGGCCTATCTTATACCAAATAGTATTTTTAAAAATGTTTTTGCAAGCAAATTAAGAGAAAGTATATTACCATATATTTCAAAAATATATGATTACCCAAATTGTAAATTATTTGAGAATGCACTTACTTCATCAGCAATTTTAGTTTTAGATAAGGAAGTCAAAAAGGATGAATTTGAATATAATAATGTATTACAAGAATATAATTTGAATATTAATAAGCAAAACTTAGGGGAAAAATGGACTTTTGGCTTTAAACCTAAAGCGGAAGGTGACGATATTGTCCGGTTCGGACAGTTTTATAAAGCATCAATAACTATAGCCACACAACGAAATAATATTTTTGTGATTAATGAAGAAACGAAGTCTAAATATCAGATTGAGCCTGGTATTTTGAGAAACGCTATTAGTCCTCGAAATCAAAAATATTATAAAAAAGAATACATCATTTTTCCATATAGTGTGAGAAAACATAAGATACATAGGTTTCAAGAAGAAGATTTTAAAACCAAATATCCAAATACATATACATATTTAAGTGAAAATCGTAATGAATTGGAGTTAAGAGATGCTGATGATAGTGCACAGTGGTTTGAATATGGAAGAAGTCAAGCTATACAAAATATGAATAGAACAAAACTCTTGATTTCTACTGTCGTAACCAACACAATTAATGTTTATAATATAAGTTCAAAAGCGATACCTTACTCAGGGATATATATTATTTCCGAAGAAGATTATGATTTAAACATAGCCAGGAAGATTTTGGAATCGGTAGAATTCTTGGGTTATGTACAAAAAATAGGTACGCCTGCAAGTGGAATTTCCTTAAGGATTACAGCAGACGATATAAATCAATTTACATTTAAGGCAGGTGACTTTATTAATGGATAG
- a CDS encoding FRG domain-containing protein: MKRSWNDFLNTIENEINSLDKKGCDIPFFRGHNDGIWELKPSLFRKGTNVNESNIYFDFVTYSAPLLENKIMTGWDYLFEMRHCGLPTRLLDWTENFAVALYFAIKGNPKNPCIWILDPFEMNHQSCGNSEIYNPAIDFEFTYEGAFVKEQETSFTNPIAIIPIKQSKRLFAQKGVFTLHFENRKSINEIFDNCVKQIFIPKDAIKEAKSFLKLSGINEYTIFPDFDGLSRYILENK, translated from the coding sequence ATGAAAAGATCATGGAATGACTTTCTTAATACAATTGAAAACGAAATAAATTCTTTAGATAAGAAAGGGTGCGATATTCCGTTTTTTAGGGGCCATAACGATGGAATATGGGAATTAAAACCAAGTTTATTTAGAAAGGGAACAAATGTTAACGAATCAAATATTTACTTTGATTTTGTAACTTACTCTGCACCTTTACTAGAGAATAAAATCATGACAGGGTGGGATTACTTATTTGAAATGAGACATTGTGGATTACCCACAAGACTCTTAGATTGGACAGAAAATTTTGCAGTTGCGTTATATTTTGCAATCAAAGGTAACCCCAAAAATCCTTGCATCTGGATCCTTGATCCTTTTGAGATGAACCATCAATCCTGTGGTAATTCCGAGATATATAACCCTGCTATTGATTTCGAATTTACATATGAGGGTGCTTTTGTAAAGGAACAGGAAACTTCCTTTACTAATCCTATTGCAATAATTCCAATAAAGCAAAGCAAGAGGTTATTTGCTCAAAAGGGCGTGTTTACTTTACATTTCGAAAATAGAAAGTCAATCAATGAAATTTTTGATAATTGTGTTAAACAGATATTTATTCCTAAAGATGCAATAAAAGAGGCGAAAAGTTTTTTAAAACTTTCAGGTATTAATGAATATACAATATTTCCTGATTTTGATGGTTTATCCAGATACATATTGGAAAATAAATAA
- the mobP3 gene encoding MobP3 family relaxase, with the protein MSAVFYKQWFKPVNETRTPNKNAEHIRYIGTRPGVMKNEGEKHGLFGKLYDSDTLVVKHKIKDVMNIVKKRSEEGKNIFRSVISFSPENAAIKVGEPITKEAWQELIKQQIRIIAEGNNIKMSDFKWVAAAHDTPSHPHVHIVFWDERQEIRKNWVTPKVPDKIRGKLVKNIFEDELKEYYEKRDEKKYLLRDITAEMTGEFEAYLDRMSKREYSTLTNEEIFFDKPDSQFNKYLAQRLFEIRKDIPKGSLKFEYLKPDVKDKLISLVRELVDIDESLQEAISEYVESKLDIARMYSSNEVELDAKADEYEKEAEKIIANKLLELVRKFIKKERNIKNEEFEAGIRERATEQLVTEIFSTLARLSKNNRKNRISRKHVMGGDLSKQARKEKAKEMESTGWDIEK; encoded by the coding sequence TTGTCAGCAGTTTTCTACAAACAGTGGTTTAAGCCGGTAAATGAAACTCGCACACCAAATAAAAATGCCGAGCATATCCGGTACATAGGTACTCGTCCCGGAGTAATGAAAAACGAGGGAGAAAAGCATGGTCTGTTCGGTAAATTGTATGATTCCGATACTCTTGTAGTCAAACATAAGATAAAGGATGTAATGAATATAGTTAAGAAAAGATCCGAAGAAGGAAAAAATATATTCAGGTCAGTAATTTCTTTCTCTCCTGAAAATGCAGCAATAAAGGTTGGAGAACCAATAACAAAAGAGGCATGGCAAGAGCTTATAAAACAACAAATCAGGATAATTGCTGAGGGAAACAACATAAAGATGTCAGATTTCAAATGGGTTGCTGCAGCTCATGACACGCCCAGCCATCCACATGTACATATTGTTTTCTGGGACGAACGTCAGGAGATACGAAAAAACTGGGTCACTCCCAAAGTGCCAGACAAAATCAGAGGTAAACTGGTCAAGAACATATTTGAGGATGAACTGAAAGAATATTATGAGAAAAGAGATGAGAAAAAGTACTTACTTAGGGATATTACAGCTGAAATGACCGGTGAGTTTGAAGCCTATCTGGATAGAATGAGCAAGAGAGAATATTCAACTTTGACAAATGAAGAAATCTTTTTTGATAAACCGGATAGTCAATTCAACAAATATCTGGCTCAAAGGCTATTTGAAATAAGAAAAGATATACCAAAAGGTTCATTAAAGTTTGAGTATCTCAAACCTGATGTAAAGGACAAGCTTATTTCTTTAGTCAGAGAGTTGGTTGACATAGATGAAAGCCTACAGGAAGCCATTTCGGAGTATGTTGAATCAAAGCTGGACATTGCCAGAATGTATTCCTCCAATGAAGTGGAACTGGATGCAAAAGCTGATGAATATGAAAAGGAGGCTGAGAAAATTATCGCAAACAAGCTTTTGGAGCTAGTAAGGAAATTTATTAAAAAGGAGCGGAATATAAAAAATGAAGAGTTTGAAGCCGGTATAAGAGAACGGGCGACAGAACAGTTGGTAACAGAAATTTTTTCAACTCTGGCGAGGCTTTCAAAAAATAATAGAAAGAATCGCATATCCCGTAAGCATGTTATGGGTGGCGACCTTTCTAAACAGGCCAGAAAGGAAAAAGCAAAGGAAATGGAATCAACCGGTTGGGATATTGAAAAATAA
- a CDS encoding topoisomerase C-terminal repeat-containing protein, translating into MDEILCINCKKPMKGDDKKWFCDCGMTIWKVTSGKLLSPVHLRQLMEQGSTEMLTFRSKKNKPFKAILTINGTRTEFVFENAGQDQDADEEANRYMALDRKEVRVRVESGQPGIVDLTIESLDMPRYFQKINFGLCSTREAECMGIVVAADYAKFYIPDFSEKTMRIQVNSEEFSNYILRETKPRDKEMQYFISYAWEKLSGFRAFEAVHTPKRRRKNEGGNVSRKFPTGIFPWLEKNVENQELDERIRVFLPRNPAVYRQFKASFHVAELLEVDDDEYVIYEVPLELKKALDTWYSMVSSISTNTNSLQEGRSTNEHAN; encoded by the coding sequence ATGGATGAAATTTTGTGCATTAACTGCAAAAAACCAATGAAGGGAGATGATAAAAAGTGGTTCTGTGACTGTGGTATGACAATCTGGAAGGTAACTTCCGGAAAGCTGCTTTCACCGGTACATTTAAGGCAGCTTATGGAGCAGGGTAGTACTGAAATGTTGACTTTCAGGTCAAAGAAAAACAAACCGTTTAAAGCAATACTGACTATAAACGGCACACGTACAGAATTTGTTTTTGAGAATGCCGGGCAGGATCAGGATGCTGATGAGGAAGCAAACAGGTATATGGCTCTTGACAGGAAGGAGGTACGTGTGAGAGTTGAATCGGGCCAACCCGGAATAGTTGACCTGACTATAGAAAGTCTTGATATGCCAAGATACTTTCAAAAGATTAATTTCGGGCTGTGTTCTACGAGAGAAGCTGAGTGTATGGGTATTGTAGTTGCTGCTGATTATGCCAAGTTCTATATACCTGACTTTTCGGAGAAGACTATGCGTATTCAGGTTAACTCAGAGGAGTTTTCCAACTACATACTTCGTGAGACAAAGCCCCGTGACAAGGAAATGCAGTATTTTATATCCTACGCATGGGAGAAGCTTAGCGGGTTCAGAGCTTTTGAAGCTGTGCACACACCAAAAAGGAGACGGAAGAATGAAGGAGGTAATGTTTCAAGAAAGTTTCCTACCGGTATATTTCCATGGCTTGAAAAGAACGTGGAGAATCAGGAACTGGACGAAAGAATTAGAGTGTTTCTTCCCAGAAACCCGGCGGTTTACAGACAGTTTAAAGCATCATTTCATGTTGCCGAGTTACTTGAGGTTGATGATGACGAATATGTAATCTATGAAGTTCCGCTGGAATTAAAAAAGGCACTGGATACATGGTATTCAATGGTGTCTTCAATTTCAACAAATACCAATTCACTTCAAGAAGGGAGAAGTACCAATGAACATGCTAATTAG
- a CDS encoding mCpol domain-containing protein produces MYAYIDGDDIGLKIENSFMNNDEDSLRTINNKVKEIVEKITLYLISNDYKIIFSGADGIICKKEKVEIKSILDFIRSNVQYITFSLGVGDSLRDSYLALRYAKTNGKNIGAIFCNDFRLIK; encoded by the coding sequence ATGTATGCATATATTGATGGTGATGATATCGGGCTAAAAATAGAGAATAGTTTTATGAATAATGATGAGGATAGTTTAAGAACAATAAATAATAAAGTTAAAGAGATTGTTGAAAAAATTACTTTGTACTTAATAAGTAATGATTATAAGATAATTTTCAGCGGTGCAGACGGAATTATATGTAAAAAAGAAAAAGTTGAAATCAAGTCAATTTTAGATTTTATAAGAAGTAATGTACAATATATAACTTTTTCTTTGGGAGTAGGCGATAGCTTAAGAGATTCATATCTAGCTCTCAGATATGCAAAAACGAATGGTAAGAATATTGGTGCGATATTTTGTAATGATTTTAGATTGATAAAATAA